A single region of the Biomaibacter acetigenes genome encodes:
- the mreB gene encoding rod shape-determining protein MreB: MDIGIDLGTASVLVYVRGKGIALKEPSVVALDKDSGKMLAVGEEARKMIGRTPGNIVAIRPLREGVIADYTTTELMLKYFLNKVVPRRIFRPRIMICVPAVITTVEKRAVIEASTAAGARQTFLIEEPIAAAIGAGIDISKPFGSMVVDIGGGTTDIAVLSLGGIVCGESIRVAGDKFDEAIVRYVKKEFNLMIGERTAEEVKIGVANVFPEGDDSAAMDVRGRSLITGLPQNITITAEQTREALQEPVEQIVNAIFGVLEKTPPELSSDISERGIVMTGGGSLLRGLDRLISHKTGIPVTVAEDAVSCVALGAGRALENLDMLGPNAIYTK, encoded by the coding sequence ATGGATATAGGCATTGATCTGGGGACGGCATCAGTTCTGGTATATGTTCGGGGAAAAGGGATAGCGCTTAAAGAGCCTTCCGTGGTGGCTCTAGACAAAGACAGCGGCAAGATGCTGGCTGTGGGGGAAGAAGCCCGGAAAATGATAGGCAGGACTCCGGGTAACATAGTAGCCATAAGGCCTCTTCGGGAGGGGGTCATTGCCGATTACACCACTACCGAACTCATGCTCAAGTATTTTTTAAATAAGGTGGTTCCACGCCGAATTTTCCGTCCGAGAATTATGATCTGCGTACCGGCGGTCATAACCACGGTAGAGAAGAGGGCCGTCATTGAAGCCTCTACTGCTGCGGGAGCCCGGCAGACTTTTCTAATTGAAGAACCCATAGCGGCTGCTATCGGCGCCGGCATAGATATATCAAAACCCTTTGGAAGTATGGTGGTGGACATAGGCGGGGGCACCACCGATATTGCCGTGCTTTCTCTTGGAGGCATTGTATGCGGTGAGTCCATCCGGGTAGCTGGTGACAAATTCGATGAAGCCATTGTGAGATACGTAAAAAAAGAATTCAATTTGATGATAGGAGAAAGGACCGCCGAAGAAGTGAAAATAGGCGTTGCCAATGTTTTTCCCGAAGGTGACGATTCTGCAGCCATGGATGTGAGGGGAAGGAGTCTCATAACCGGTCTTCCTCAGAATATAACCATTACAGCCGAGCAGACCCGCGAGGCTTTGCAGGAACCCGTTGAACAGATAGTCAATGCCATTTTTGGAGTGCTTGAAAAGACCCCGCCGGAGCTTTCCTCAGATATCAGCGAACGGGGTATAGTCATGACCGGCGGTGGCTCTCTGCTTAGAGGCCTTGATAGATTAATTTCTCATAAAACCGGCATACCGGTCACTGTGGCCGAAGATGCGGTTTCCTGTGTCGCCCTTGGGGCGGGCAGGGCTCTCGAAAATCTGGACATGCTGGGCCCCAACGCAATTTATACCAAATAG
- the spoIID gene encoding stage II sporulation protein D, with the protein MMKRAGYILIFFIFLIVIVVPGLVVKSCRPVPPEGPGGQVRPKTKVSQQKGTVALFINSAKRIENIPLEEYVKGVVAAEMPASFNMEAIKAQAVAARTYVYKRWVQAGGSGCSLHPGADVCDDPTHCQAWITKGEMLKKWGIFSYYHYYSKINQAVNSTAGMVMLYSGEPIDPLFFSTSNGKTENSEDVWGKYEPYLRSVTSPGEEISPRFLEVKQIPVEEIVNKLRQKWPDLAIDPKNPERQWKVLERSAGGRVKIMQLGNIVVKGTEIRQLFDLNSTDFKWERTGRSIKFTCVGFGHGVGMSQYGANAMAKNGSTFVDILKHYYTGVEIKKVL; encoded by the coding sequence ATGATGAAAAGGGCGGGATACATTCTCATTTTTTTTATATTTCTCATTGTCATAGTCGTTCCGGGTCTGGTAGTAAAGAGCTGCAGGCCCGTACCGCCGGAAGGACCCGGCGGGCAGGTGAGGCCCAAAACGAAAGTAAGCCAGCAGAAAGGTACCGTTGCCCTTTTCATAAATTCTGCAAAAAGAATTGAAAACATACCCCTTGAGGAATATGTAAAAGGTGTAGTGGCGGCGGAGATGCCCGCCAGTTTCAATATGGAGGCAATAAAGGCTCAGGCCGTGGCTGCCAGGACTTATGTGTATAAAAGATGGGTGCAGGCGGGAGGCAGCGGCTGCAGCCTTCATCCCGGGGCGGATGTGTGTGATGACCCCACCCATTGCCAGGCATGGATCACAAAAGGTGAAATGTTGAAAAAATGGGGCATTTTTTCTTATTATCATTATTACAGCAAGATAAATCAGGCGGTAAACTCCACCGCAGGCATGGTCATGCTGTACAGTGGAGAGCCCATCGATCCCCTGTTTTTTTCCACCAGCAACGGCAAGACCGAAAACTCCGAAGATGTCTGGGGAAAATATGAGCCATACCTTCGCAGCGTCACCAGCCCAGGAGAAGAAATATCTCCGAGATTTCTTGAAGTAAAGCAAATTCCTGTTGAGGAAATAGTAAATAAGCTCCGGCAGAAATGGCCAGACCTGGCCATTGACCCTAAAAACCCCGAGCGGCAATGGAAGGTTCTGGAAAGGAGTGCCGGAGGAAGGGTCAAAATAATGCAGCTGGGCAACATAGTGGTGAAGGGTACAGAAATAAGGCAATTATTTGATCTCAATTCCACCGACTTCAAGTGGGAAAGGACCGGCAGGAGCATCAAATTCACCTGCGTGGGTTTCGGCCACGGCGTGGGCATGAGCCAGTACGGAGCCAATGCCATGGCAAAGAACGGCTCCACTTTTGTAGATATATTGAAACATTACTATACGGGGGTAGAAATCAAAAAGGTTTTATAA
- the spoIIID gene encoding sporulation transcriptional regulator SpoIIID, with amino-acid sequence MKDYMRERILEVAAYIIDTKATVRQAAKIFGVSKSTVHKDMTERLPEINPEKAKLVKDVLEYNKAERHIRGGKATKKKYLNL; translated from the coding sequence GTGAAGGACTATATGAGAGAACGGATCCTTGAGGTTGCCGCATATATTATCGATACAAAAGCCACCGTAAGGCAGGCGGCAAAAATTTTCGGAGTTTCGAAGAGCACGGTGCACAAGGACATGACCGAGAGGCTGCCGGAGATAAATCCCGAAAAAGCGAAATTGGTAAAGGATGTCCTGGAATACAACAAGGCCGAGCGGCATATCCGGGGAGGAAAGGCCACCAAAAAAAAGTATTTAAATCTTTAA
- the flgF gene encoding flagellar basal-body rod protein FlgF, translated as MIRGLYTAASGLVAEMARTDVISNNLANVNTSGFKKDRAIFRAFPEMNIHRIGDPAVLSPKDKIDPKPFIGVLGTGSMLDEINTNFSQGSIKNTSNPLDLALTGEGFFEVQTPGGVRYTRDGSFTRNQQGYLVTGDGHYVLGLNGPIQLPDGKDISINRRGEVFSDGSFVDRLLVAAFADQRQLLKEGDNLYVSNQQPLPSNSEVIQGALEGSNVNPISEMVDLITAFRAYEASQRVVKANDDTLGKAVNDIARL; from the coding sequence ATGATAAGAGGTCTGTATACGGCGGCCTCGGGTTTAGTTGCGGAGATGGCCAGGACCGATGTGATATCCAACAATCTGGCCAATGTAAACACCAGCGGATTTAAAAAGGACAGAGCAATATTTCGGGCTTTTCCGGAAATGAATATTCATCGTATCGGCGATCCTGCCGTTTTAAGCCCAAAGGATAAAATTGATCCAAAACCTTTTATCGGAGTGCTCGGAACCGGGTCGATGCTGGATGAAATAAATACGAATTTTTCCCAGGGCTCTATCAAAAATACATCCAACCCGCTGGACCTTGCGCTGACCGGAGAAGGATTTTTCGAAGTGCAAACTCCGGGCGGAGTCCGTTATACCAGGGATGGAAGCTTTACAAGAAATCAACAGGGATATCTTGTTACCGGGGATGGGCATTATGTGCTGGGACTAAACGGTCCTATCCAACTGCCTGATGGTAAAGATATTTCCATAAACCGGCGCGGCGAGGTGTTTTCCGACGGCAGTTTTGTGGACAGGCTTTTGGTGGCGGCTTTTGCCGACCAGAGGCAGTTATTGAAAGAGGGAGATAATCTTTATGTTTCAAACCAGCAGCCCCTTCCTTCCAACAGCGAGGTAATCCAGGGGGCTCTGGAAGGGTCCAATGTCAACCCCATCAGTGAAATGGTGGATTTAATTACTGCCTTTAGAGCCTATGAGGCCAGTCAGAGGGTTGTCAAAGCTAACGACGACACCCTGGGCAAAGCTGTGAACGATATAGCCAGGCTATAA
- a CDS encoding rod-binding protein, with the protein MDIITDKTQFLLQNDAVKKSAASKELKKACQQFESIFINYLLQKMRETVPKNGFFEQGLSFDIVQSMHDQALAEELSKSGNLGLAEQIYSQMSKYV; encoded by the coding sequence ATGGATATAATAACGGACAAAACCCAGTTTTTACTGCAAAACGATGCGGTAAAAAAGAGCGCCGCATCTAAGGAACTGAAAAAGGCATGCCAGCAGTTCGAATCCATTTTTATAAATTATCTTCTGCAAAAAATGCGAGAGACGGTTCCCAAAAACGGTTTTTTTGAACAGGGCCTTTCTTTTGACATCGTTCAATCAATGCATGACCAGGCTCTGGCAGAGGAACTTTCCAAAAGCGGAAACCTTGGCCTGGCGGAGCAGATTTACTCTCAGATGTCAAAATATGTATAA
- the murA gene encoding UDP-N-acetylglucosamine 1-carboxyvinyltransferase, which yields MSCFIIEGGSKLSGTVKISSAKNAVLPVIAASLLTEAECIIEDAPELEDVRVMKEVLLSLGAKVSCEANSIKIDAAPINSFEAPYDLVRKMRASFLVMGPLLARKGKARISMPGGCAIGSRPIDLHLKGFASLGAEIELGHGFVEARCEKLKGTTIYLDFPSVGATENIMMAATLAEGQTVVENAAKEPEIIDLANFLNSMGAHIRGAGTDLIKIEGVKQLKGISYTVIPDRIETGTFLVAGAITGGNILLENVVSEHLKPVIAKLIECGAQIIEEPEGLRVIGDGRPLPSDVKTLPYPGFPTDMQAQIMAFLSLARGTSMVIETVFENRFMHVEELKRMGARIKIEGRSAVIEGVEKLSGAPVKATDLRAGAALILAGLAAEGTTTVMNAHHVERGYEDIVGKLSLLGANIKKCEV from the coding sequence TTGTCGTGTTTTATTATAGAGGGTGGTAGTAAACTTTCAGGCACCGTCAAAATAAGCAGCGCAAAAAATGCGGTGCTGCCTGTAATAGCTGCTTCTCTTTTAACCGAAGCAGAATGCATTATAGAAGATGCACCTGAACTTGAAGATGTCAGGGTTATGAAAGAAGTGCTCCTGTCTCTAGGAGCAAAGGTATCATGCGAAGCAAATTCCATCAAAATAGACGCGGCACCCATAAATTCCTTTGAGGCCCCTTATGACCTTGTCAGGAAAATGCGGGCTTCTTTTTTGGTAATGGGGCCCCTGCTGGCAAGGAAAGGAAAGGCCCGCATATCAATGCCCGGTGGATGCGCCATTGGTTCGAGACCCATCGATCTGCACCTTAAGGGTTTTGCGTCTCTGGGGGCAGAGATTGAATTGGGGCACGGTTTTGTGGAGGCGCGGTGTGAAAAACTAAAGGGTACTACCATATACCTGGACTTTCCCAGTGTTGGTGCTACGGAAAACATAATGATGGCTGCCACACTGGCAGAAGGCCAAACCGTGGTGGAAAACGCCGCGAAAGAGCCCGAGATCATTGATTTAGCCAACTTTTTAAATTCCATGGGGGCCCATATTCGCGGTGCGGGCACGGATTTGATTAAAATTGAAGGAGTAAAACAGCTCAAGGGCATATCCTATACTGTCATTCCCGACCGCATTGAAACTGGAACCTTTCTGGTAGCCGGAGCAATAACAGGGGGAAATATCCTACTCGAAAACGTGGTATCGGAACACCTCAAGCCGGTCATAGCAAAATTGATTGAATGCGGAGCCCAGATTATCGAGGAACCGGAAGGATTGAGGGTGATAGGGGATGGCAGGCCGCTGCCCTCGGATGTGAAGACTCTGCCGTACCCCGGCTTTCCGACGGACATGCAGGCCCAGATCATGGCTTTTTTAAGTCTGGCCAGGGGTACCAGCATGGTCATTGAGACGGTTTTTGAAAACCGCTTCATGCATGTGGAAGAGCTCAAGCGCATGGGTGCCCGAATCAAGATAGAAGGCCGCAGCGCCGTTATAGAAGGTGTGGAAAAGCTATCGGGAGCCCCGGTAAAGGCCACGGACCTCAGAGCCGGAGCAGCTCTTATCCTGGCGGGCCTTGCAGCGGAAGGCACCACCACCGTCATGAATGCTCACCACGTGGAAAGAGGTTATGAGGATATAGTAGGGAAGCTGTCATTGCTGGGAGCAAATATAAAAAAGTGTGAGGTGTAA
- the flgG gene encoding flagellar basal-body rod protein FlgG, with protein sequence MMRALWSASSGMLAQQLNVDVISNNLANVNTTGFKKSRAEFKDLLYETLKRPDVYRQGLGNPLGLQVGHGVRPSVTTRTFTEGNLQQTGNTFDLAIEGDGFFMVEKPDGTRAFTRDGSFKVTLDGTDRNLVTSEGYYVLSSDEDYITIPEGYQDISISSDGLITGKDETGNIEELGQIGLVKFMNPEGLLASGNNLFEQTAASGEYQLKQDVSDPGYGSILQGFLEMSNVQVVEEMVNLITAQRAYEINTKAIQTSDEMLGEANNLRR encoded by the coding sequence ATGATGCGGGCACTTTGGAGTGCCAGTTCGGGAATGCTGGCACAGCAGCTCAATGTGGATGTTATTTCCAATAATCTGGCCAACGTGAATACCACCGGTTTTAAAAAGAGCCGGGCTGAATTCAAGGATTTATTGTATGAAACCTTAAAAAGGCCCGATGTTTACCGGCAGGGGTTGGGAAACCCCTTAGGTCTGCAGGTGGGACACGGTGTTAGGCCATCGGTTACTACCAGGACATTTACCGAAGGAAATTTGCAGCAGACAGGAAACACCTTCGACCTGGCCATTGAGGGAGACGGGTTTTTTATGGTGGAAAAGCCCGACGGTACCCGGGCCTTCACCCGGGACGGGTCATTTAAGGTTACGCTGGACGGCACCGACAGAAATCTGGTCACATCAGAGGGCTATTATGTGTTGAGTTCCGATGAGGATTACATAACAATTCCTGAGGGATATCAGGATATTAGCATTTCCTCCGACGGCCTCATAACGGGAAAGGATGAAACCGGCAATATCGAGGAACTGGGCCAGATCGGGCTGGTGAAATTTATGAACCCCGAAGGGTTACTTGCTTCCGGCAATAATTTATTTGAACAGACCGCCGCATCGGGGGAATACCAGTTAAAGCAGGATGTTTCTGACCCGGGATATGGTTCTATCCTCCAGGGTTTTCTGGAGATGTCCAATGTGCAGGTGGTGGAAGAGATGGTAAATCTTATCACCGCCCAGAGAGCTTATGAGATAAATACCAAGGCCATTCAGACTTCCGATGAGATGCTGGGAGAGGCAAATAATCTCAGACGATAG
- a CDS encoding M23 family metallopeptidase, with translation MYRFKWPMKFPLSIGKFGKLLKTVGNIKLIRMIGKMSKRTLVFAAVLIMLLGVNSAFWLFRAMHQDINPGQEQTPKLGEWQVNLNENRLDEEQLKKEYSIPVPQKKPESAKKNLGQNGEISDGQSQNNTVKSQANTAVKDEDFSQKPSKTVDDTLEIKTAVAITQPSLTTMAMPAVGKVIADYAVDKLIYSKTLEQWNSHHGIDIAAEEGTPVKAAMDGTVVEVRSNDPRLGVVVVIDHGGDVRTLYGNLSSDKLVQKGKYVKKGQIIGAVGKTAPYEIEDPPHLHFEVFKGKENIDPQQYLPKLN, from the coding sequence ATGTACCGATTCAAGTGGCCGATGAAATTTCCCTTGTCCATAGGTAAATTTGGTAAACTGCTAAAAACCGTAGGAAATATCAAACTGATAAGAATGATTGGCAAAATGTCTAAAAGGACTCTGGTCTTTGCAGCGGTGCTGATAATGCTTCTTGGTGTAAACAGCGCATTCTGGCTTTTCAGGGCAATGCATCAGGACATTAACCCGGGTCAGGAGCAAACTCCGAAGCTGGGAGAATGGCAGGTAAACCTCAACGAAAACCGGCTGGACGAAGAGCAACTGAAAAAAGAGTACAGCATTCCCGTCCCCCAGAAAAAACCTGAAAGTGCTAAAAAAAACCTGGGGCAAAACGGAGAGATAAGTGACGGGCAGTCTCAAAACAATACCGTCAAAAGCCAGGCCAATACAGCCGTAAAAGATGAAGACTTTTCGCAGAAGCCGTCAAAGACGGTGGATGATACATTAGAAATTAAGACCGCAGTTGCTATAACCCAGCCCTCCCTGACCACCATGGCCATGCCGGCGGTAGGCAAGGTTATAGCAGATTATGCCGTGGACAAACTCATATATTCAAAAACACTGGAACAATGGAATTCCCATCATGGCATTGATATTGCGGCAGAAGAGGGTACACCGGTCAAGGCGGCCATGGACGGAACGGTGGTGGAGGTAAGAAGCAATGATCCCAGGCTGGGAGTGGTGGTGGTCATCGACCATGGAGGAGATGTCAGGACACTATACGGAAATCTTTCATCAGATAAACTGGTACAAAAAGGCAAATATGTTAAAAAAGGCCAGATTATAGGTGCGGTTGGGAAGACGGCTCCTTATGAGATAGAAGACCCGCCACATCTTCATTTTGAAGTATTTAAAGGTAAAGAAAATATAGACCCTCAGCAATACCTCCCGAAGCTGAATTAG
- a CDS encoding phosphodiester glycosidase family protein: MIPIESGSEKAYVLIIDPKNPEFSIKPVLSFDQVFGFETLEDMAKKNLALAAINGGFFQSYGQPIGHVVIDGEWITMPTGETPVFFIDNSGKPHLEPIKARAYVEAGGKRFYLDGFNRFGSSKEAILYTPRYGTSTRQKPQGTNLVISRGKVLDIVLGSYVEIPPEANVLYIGKDSSIKKLILEKIKEGMEVETGFDVDFPQIEPNEIKNAMEAGPFLIRDGKAVVKRWEPRIGLTTIPVARSAIGITGDDRVVLVTVEGSGPGRGISLKKLSAFLLQMGVKQAAALDGGASATMYYDGRIVNKPPGGKLRPLGGGIIITGRLSGGSNAAPASFP, translated from the coding sequence GTGATTCCTATCGAATCCGGCAGCGAAAAGGCGTATGTTCTGATTATTGACCCGAAAAATCCGGAGTTTTCAATAAAACCCGTCTTATCCTTTGACCAGGTCTTCGGCTTTGAAACCCTGGAAGACATGGCAAAAAAAAATCTCGCCCTGGCAGCCATAAACGGTGGTTTTTTCCAGTCTTACGGCCAGCCTATCGGGCATGTGGTAATTGATGGGGAATGGATTACCATGCCCACAGGCGAAACTCCCGTTTTCTTTATTGATAACTCTGGCAAACCCCATCTTGAGCCGATTAAAGCCAGGGCTTATGTAGAAGCAGGAGGAAAAAGATTTTACCTCGACGGTTTCAACCGCTTTGGTTCATCAAAAGAAGCCATACTTTACACCCCCAGATACGGTACTTCAACCCGGCAAAAGCCCCAGGGAACCAATCTGGTGATAAGCCGGGGAAAGGTCCTGGATATTGTCCTGGGATCTTATGTGGAGATCCCGCCTGAAGCCAATGTCCTTTACATAGGCAAGGATTCTTCCATAAAAAAACTCATTCTGGAAAAAATAAAAGAGGGTATGGAAGTCGAAACAGGATTTGATGTGGACTTCCCACAGATTGAGCCGAATGAAATAAAAAATGCCATGGAGGCCGGTCCTTTCCTTATAAGGGATGGAAAAGCAGTGGTAAAGCGATGGGAGCCCAGAATCGGCCTTACCACCATCCCTGTGGCTAGAAGCGCCATCGGCATCACCGGGGATGACAGGGTGGTGCTGGTGACGGTGGAGGGCAGCGGACCCGGCAGGGGAATAAGCTTAAAAAAGCTATCCGCATTTTTGCTGCAAATGGGAGTAAAACAGGCGGCGGCTCTGGACGGCGGTGCTTCCGCTACCATGTATTATGACGGCAGGATTGTAAATAAGCCTCCGGGAGGCAAGTTGAGGCCTCTGGGAGGGGGGATAATAATTACCGGCAGATTAAGTGGTGGGAGCAACGCTGCGCCCGCCTCATTTCCTTAA